One window of Psychrobacillus sp. FSL K6-2836 genomic DNA carries:
- the parE gene encoding DNA topoisomerase IV subunit B: MSKVGTVNSYSDDDIQVLEGLEAVRKRPGMYIGSTDARGLHHLVYEIVDNAVDESLAGFGNHIIVTIHEDQSITVRDFGRGMPTGTHKTGIPTAEVIFTVLHAGGKFGQGGYKTSGGLHGVGASVVNALSTYVDVEIHREGKKFHQRFENGGKVVQSLKQVGTTKETGTSVRFLPDDTIFSASKYNYETLCERLRESAFLLKGLKIELIDERTEAHDVFFYETGIEAFVSYLNEEKDVLHPVFYMEGIQDEIEVEFAFQFNDGYSETILSFVNNVRTRDGGTHETGAKAALTRVFNEYARKTNLLKEKAKNLEGSDIREGISAIISIRIPENILQFEGQTKGKLGTSEARSAVDSVISEKLQYILEENSELASSLIRKAVRAQQAREAARKAREDARNGKKRKPSELLSGKLTPAQSRNAAKNELYLVEGDSAGGSAKQGRDRTFQAILPLRGKVINTEKANLADIMKNVEIATIIHAIGGGVGAEFQIEDIAYDKIVIMTDADTDGAHIQVLLLTFFYRYMKPLIENGNIYIALPPLYKIYKGVGKKEVSEYAWTEKELEAASGRIGKGYILQRYKGLGEMNADQLWDTTMNPDTRTLIRVTIEDGARAERHVTTLMGDKVEPRRKWIEANVNFSLEDDSNILENDRIHTEDELA, translated from the coding sequence TTGAGTAAAGTTGGAACAGTAAATAGCTATAGTGATGATGATATTCAGGTCTTAGAAGGCTTAGAAGCCGTTCGTAAAAGACCGGGTATGTATATTGGTTCTACAGATGCAAGAGGATTGCATCATTTAGTATATGAGATCGTAGATAATGCAGTAGATGAAAGCCTTGCCGGTTTTGGGAATCATATCATCGTAACAATTCATGAAGATCAAAGTATTACAGTACGTGATTTTGGCCGCGGAATGCCTACTGGTACACATAAAACAGGTATACCGACCGCAGAAGTAATTTTTACTGTTTTACATGCCGGTGGGAAATTCGGGCAAGGTGGATATAAAACAAGTGGTGGACTCCATGGTGTAGGGGCTTCAGTTGTAAATGCACTTTCTACTTACGTAGATGTAGAAATACATCGAGAGGGTAAAAAGTTCCATCAACGATTTGAAAATGGCGGTAAAGTTGTTCAGTCACTAAAACAAGTTGGAACAACGAAAGAAACTGGGACATCTGTTCGTTTCTTACCAGATGACACGATATTTTCTGCGTCCAAATACAATTACGAAACATTATGTGAAAGATTAAGGGAATCTGCTTTTCTATTAAAAGGATTAAAAATCGAATTAATAGATGAGCGCACAGAAGCACATGACGTATTCTTTTATGAAACGGGTATAGAAGCTTTCGTTTCCTATTTGAACGAAGAAAAAGATGTCTTGCACCCTGTATTTTACATGGAGGGCATACAAGATGAAATTGAAGTAGAATTTGCCTTTCAGTTCAATGATGGATATTCGGAAACCATTTTATCATTTGTAAATAATGTTCGTACTCGTGATGGTGGAACGCATGAAACAGGAGCAAAAGCTGCTTTAACTAGAGTTTTTAATGAATATGCTCGTAAAACTAACCTATTAAAAGAAAAAGCGAAAAACCTAGAAGGCTCTGATATTCGAGAAGGTATATCTGCTATCATATCTATTCGTATTCCAGAGAATATACTACAATTCGAAGGACAGACAAAAGGAAAACTTGGTACTAGTGAAGCTAGAAGTGCTGTAGATTCCGTAATTTCCGAGAAATTACAATATATCTTAGAAGAAAATTCAGAGTTAGCCTCTTCGCTAATACGAAAAGCAGTTCGTGCGCAGCAAGCCCGAGAAGCTGCTAGAAAGGCCCGAGAAGATGCTCGTAACGGTAAAAAACGGAAGCCTTCTGAATTATTATCTGGTAAGTTAACACCTGCCCAATCAAGAAACGCTGCGAAAAATGAACTTTATTTAGTAGAGGGAGACTCTGCTGGAGGATCTGCAAAACAAGGTCGAGATCGTACATTCCAAGCCATTCTTCCCCTGCGTGGTAAAGTTATAAATACAGAAAAAGCAAACTTGGCTGATATTATGAAAAATGTTGAGATTGCTACAATCATTCATGCCATTGGTGGTGGCGTAGGAGCAGAATTCCAAATTGAAGATATCGCATACGACAAAATCGTCATTATGACAGATGCTGATACCGATGGTGCACATATCCAAGTACTTTTACTAACATTCTTCTACCGCTATATGAAACCGTTAATTGAAAATGGCAATATATATATTGCCCTACCTCCACTTTATAAAATTTATAAAGGTGTAGGTAAAAAAGAAGTTTCTGAATATGCATGGACAGAAAAAGAATTAGAAGCCGCTTCCGGACGGATTGGAAAAGGCTACATACTTCAACGTTATAAAGGTCTTGGGGAGATGAACGCTGACCAATTATGGGACACTACGATGAATCCTGATACTAGAACACTTATTCGAGTGACAATTGAAGATGGTGCACGTGCAGAAAGACATGTGACCACTCTTATGGGAGACAAAGTAGAACCGCGCCGTAAATGGATTGAAGCTAATGTCAACTTCAGCTTAGAAGATGATTCAAATATATTAGAAAATGACAGAATACACACGGAGGATGAATTAGCATGA
- a CDS encoding HesB/YadR/YfhF family protein, protein MKIIISSDALNWFHKEMEAVKGDTIRFFARYGGSSPLHEGFSLGVTKDTPFEPTVTYKKDDILFFIEETDEWYFDGHDLYVELDSTRDELSYAYKKA, encoded by the coding sequence ATGAAAATAATTATTTCATCCGATGCATTGAATTGGTTTCATAAGGAAATGGAAGCAGTAAAAGGTGATACAATTCGTTTTTTTGCCCGTTATGGCGGGTCGAGCCCTCTACATGAAGGCTTTTCCTTAGGAGTTACAAAGGACACACCCTTTGAGCCTACTGTGACCTATAAAAAAGACGATATCCTATTTTTTATAGAAGAAACAGATGAATGGTATTTTGATGGACATGATCTGTACGTAGAACTGGATTCCACTAGAGACGAATTATCTTATGCATATAAAAAAGCGTAA
- the plsY gene encoding glycerol-3-phosphate 1-O-acyltransferase PlsY — MIIILLLLLAYLIGSLPSGLWVGKLFYNIDIREHGSGNLGGTNTFRTLGKKAGLVVTIMDILKGTAATLLGSLAIFESANIHPLILGIMAVVGHMFPIFARFKGGKAVATSGGLLLGYNWPIFVILIIGFFIVLKLTKMVSLTSMILAIIAIIYSVIYYFTVDKDWPLIIILLLLAVFIFYRHRANIKRIKAGTEPKVTWI, encoded by the coding sequence ATGATCATAATTCTTTTACTCTTACTCGCTTATCTTATTGGTTCCCTTCCATCCGGACTATGGGTTGGCAAACTATTTTATAATATAGATATACGAGAGCATGGTAGTGGTAACTTAGGTGGGACAAACACATTTAGAACACTCGGGAAAAAGGCTGGCTTAGTTGTCACAATAATGGATATTCTTAAAGGGACCGCTGCAACTCTTTTAGGTTCTTTGGCCATATTCGAATCAGCAAATATTCATCCGCTAATTTTAGGAATTATGGCAGTGGTCGGTCATATGTTCCCGATCTTTGCAAGATTTAAAGGTGGAAAGGCTGTAGCAACCTCAGGTGGTCTTTTACTAGGATATAATTGGCCGATTTTTGTTATCTTAATTATTGGATTTTTTATCGTCTTGAAATTGACGAAGATGGTGTCCCTAACATCTATGATTTTAGCGATTATTGCTATCATTTATAGTGTCATCTATTACTTTACTGTAGATAAGGATTGGCCTCTTATAATTATTTTGCTGCTACTGGCAGTATTTATATTTTATCGTCACCGAGCAAATATTAAACGCATTAAAGCTGGTACCGAACCAAAAGTAACTTGGATATAA
- a CDS encoding LysR family transcriptional regulator: MEQHLEVFVKVVEKENFSKAAGELHMTQPAVSQYIRTLEESIGTRLLERSNKYVRLNKAGEIVYHHAKEIIALHTKMQTLVDDLTNKASGPITIGASYTFGEYILPHIISKMQEKHPLINPSISIQNTKKIIELVKSHQLDIGIIEGFYKQEILNAEVVSTDRMVIVAAPRLLIKKGEIRISDLEEETWILREEGSGTREAADNLFRMYDFTPKKIMEFGSTQLIKESVEAGLGISLLSSWAIKKELRNGYIGIINVKGLPFKRNFSILTHTTYQTKALKTFIDILREYLADQKKHTFKA; the protein is encoded by the coding sequence ATGGAACAACATTTAGAAGTGTTTGTAAAAGTTGTGGAAAAAGAAAACTTTTCTAAAGCAGCAGGGGAACTGCATATGACCCAGCCAGCAGTTAGCCAATATATCAGAACCTTAGAGGAATCTATTGGCACAAGGCTGCTGGAACGGAGTAATAAATATGTGCGTCTTAATAAGGCTGGGGAGATTGTCTACCACCATGCAAAAGAAATCATTGCTCTTCATACAAAAATGCAGACATTAGTAGATGACCTAACAAATAAAGCAAGTGGACCGATTACGATTGGTGCGAGCTATACGTTTGGTGAGTATATCCTTCCTCATATTATTTCCAAAATGCAGGAGAAACACCCCCTTATTAATCCATCCATTAGCATACAAAATACAAAGAAAATCATTGAACTTGTAAAATCACATCAATTGGATATCGGCATCATAGAAGGATTTTACAAACAAGAAATTCTAAATGCTGAAGTAGTTTCCACAGATAGGATGGTTATTGTTGCTGCACCACGTCTTCTGATTAAAAAAGGGGAAATAAGAATATCAGATTTGGAGGAAGAAACATGGATCCTAAGGGAAGAGGGTTCCGGGACAAGGGAGGCTGCTGATAATTTATTTCGGATGTATGATTTCACCCCAAAGAAAATTATGGAATTCGGCAGTACGCAGCTGATAAAGGAATCGGTTGAAGCAGGGCTGGGTATAAGTTTGTTATCTAGCTGGGCAATCAAAAAGGAGCTCAGGAACGGCTACATAGGAATTATTAACGTAAAAGGACTGCCCTTTAAACGAAACTTCTCCATCCTAACCCATACCACCTATCAAACAAAAGCATTAAAAACGTTCATTGACATACTAAGAGAATACTTGGCTGATCAAAAAAAACATACTTTTAAAGCCTAG